In a single window of the Porites lutea chromosome 14, jaPorLute2.1, whole genome shotgun sequence genome:
- the LOC140924494 gene encoding 2'-5'-oligoadenylate synthase 1-like has translation MASRFKPFQCSDCSKRFTADYSCAQHQRDAHGDRGDIRKNCSLDLNNFIRDELQPNEEFHRLFNDAIDSLYRELQRDLQYTEYAVHNLIKGGSIAKGTALKNDADLDCVMVMNSITNASQLRSKLPDILRTLESRLGSSIEDSWRLTSIKKTRFSLQFNMSRYCNPVESVKVDLLPTFEASVEGNSERERFYRKMLDDKTNWPYYSASLVKIQRDFVKERPASVKDLIRLVKYWRKTFVPQIGSKRLPPSYLLELLTIHAWERANHPESFDMKIGFKAVMEVLKNHQSLRAFWEHYYRRNLIPRDILDGAYVIDPANPTNNLYDAVDCWDEVQKVAEETMRTPLLRDVPVTAKWK, from the exons ATGGCTTCGCGATTCAAACCTTTTCAGTGCTCGGATTGCTCGAAGAGGTTTACCGCAGATTATAGCTGTGCTCAACATCAAAGAGACGCACATGGTGATAGAG GTGATATAAGAAAGAATTGCAGTCTGGATTTGAATAATTTCATCCGTGATGAGCTTCAGCCAAATGAAGAATTTCATCGTCTGTTTAATGATGCTATTGATTCATTGTACCGAGAACTTCAGAGAGACTTGCAGTATACAGAGTATGCAGTCCATAACTTGATCAAG GGTGGATCCATTGCAAAAGGCACTGCATTAAAAAACGACGCCGACCTGGATTGTGTGATGGTCATGAACAGTATTACAAACGCTTCCCAGTTGCGTAGCAAACTACCCGACATCTTGCGTACCCTAGAGTCACGCTTGGGGAGCAGTATAGAGGACTCCTGGAGATTGACTTCCATAAAGAAGACGCGGTTCTCGTTGCAGTTTAACATGTCACGTTATTGCAACCCTGTGGAGTCTGTTAAGGTTGATCTCTTACCAACATTTGAAGCAAGCGTAGAAGGCAATAGTG AACGGGAAAGGTTTTACAGAAAAATGCTTGACGACAAAACGAACTGGCCATACTACTCGGCTTCTCTTGTAAAGATACAAAGAGACTTCGTCAAAGAGCGGCCCGCAAGCGTTAAAGACCTAATTCGATTGGTGAAGTACTGGCGCAAGACGTTCGTTCCACAGATTGGTAGTAAGCGCCTCCCGCCCTCTTATTTACTGGAACTTCTCACAATACACGCCTGGGAACGAGCAAATCATCCAGAGAGCTTTGACATGAAGATTGGATTCAAAGCTGTTATGGAGGTTCTAAAGAATCACCAAAGTCTTCGTGCTTTTTGGGAACATTACTACAGAAGGAATTTGATTCCAAGAGA TATTCTGGATGGGGCATATGTCATTGATCCTGCCAACCCAACCAACAACCTGTACGACGCTGTTGACTGCTGGGATGAGGTGCAAAAGGTTGCAGAAGAAACCATGCGGACACCCCTTCTCAGAGATGTACCGGTTACTGCTAAATGGAAATGA
- the LOC140924488 gene encoding 2'-5'-oligoadenylate synthase 2-like isoform X3 produces MDSPLESFKCSFCSKRFSTENGSDSHQRAVHSVKYSQLKPFACPVCPKRFATENDLKHHVENAGKRHKKMTGLLDRALTSVEVNKFISDYLQPDKEFRSLYNEAIDSLHRELPRLNTSYGSHKLIEGGSIAKGTALKKHSDLDCVMVMNSIKDAKQLSRKLPVILTDLESRLNRSWKGDPWQLKSIEKPKYLVKFKMSRSSEDVKVDLLPRFEAKVGTDAEKAEFYRQMMHDEENWEYYSAALVKLQVKFVDKRPANVKDLIRLVKYWRKTYIPQIDHERLPPSYLLELLTIHAWEKANCPKKFNIKIGFKVVMKLLEKHRNLRVSWDDNYSKSIFSENSDILHFSLNDPHVIDPANPTNNLYDAVDHDCWDEVQKVAKETMQKPLLSDVLRVTDNWS; encoded by the exons atggattcaCCTTTAGAATCTTTTAAGTGTTCATTTTGCTCGAAGCGGTTTTCCACCGAAAATGGAAGTGACAGTCATCAAAGAGCCGTACATAGTGTTAAGTATTCGCAATTGAAACCTTTTGCGTGTCCGGTTTGCCCGAAGCGGTTCGCCACAGAAAATGACCTAAAGCATCATGTGGAAAACGCAGGCAAGAGGCATAAGAAAATGACAG gACTGCTTGATCGAGCTTTAACCAGCGTCGAAGTCAATAAATTCATATCTGATTATCTGCAGCCAGATAAAGAATTTCGTAGTCTGTATAACGAGGCTATTGATTCCTTGCACAGAGAACTACCAAGACTGAATACCTCCTATGGAAGTCATAAATTGATCGAG GGTGGATCCATTGCAAAAGGCACTGCACTAAAAAAACACTCCGACTTGGATTGCGTGATGGTCATGAATAGTATTAAAGACGCTAAACAGCTGAGCAGGAAACTACCCGTCATCTTGACTGACCTAGAGTCACGCTTGAACAGAAGCTGGAAAGGGGACCCATGGCAATTGAAATCCATAGAGAAACCTAAATACTTAGTGAAGTTTAAAATGTCGCGTTCTTCTGAAGATGTCAAGGTCGATCTCTTGCCAAGATTTGAAGCAAAAGTAGGCACCGATGCTG AAAAAGCAGAGTTCTACAGGCAAATGATGCACGATGAAGAAAACTGGGAATATTATTCGGCTGCTCTTGTGAAGTTACAAGTAAAGTTCGTCGACAAACGGCCTGCAAACGTAAAAGACCTGATTCGCTTAGTGAAGTATTGGCGCAAGACGTACATTCCACAGATTGATCACGAGCGACTCCCGCCCTCGTACTTACTGGAGCTTCTCACAATACATGCCTGGGAAAAAGCAAATTGTCCCAAGAAGTTTAACATAAAGATTGGTTTTAAAGTTGTTATGAAGCTTCTAGAGAAACACCGCAACCTTCGTGTCTCTTGGGATGATAACTACTCGAAGAGTATATTCAGTGAAAACAG TGATATTTTGCACTTTAGTCTTAACGATCCACATGTTATTGACCCAGCAAACCCAACAAACAACCTGTACGACGCTGTTGATCATGACTGCTGGGATGAGGTGCAAAAGGTTGCAAAAGAAACCATGCAGAAACCCCTTCTCAGTGACGTACTACGGGTTACTGATAACTGGAGTTGA
- the LOC140924488 gene encoding 2'-5'-oligoadenylate synthase 2-like isoform X1, which produces MDSPLESFKCSFCSKRFSTENGSDSHQRAVHSVKYSQLKPFACPVCPKRFATENDLKHHVENAGKRHKKMTGDIFCSYPFCKRKFQSQYEYTPRAQKQHLDNPGNWHDIKGLLDRALTSVEVNKFISDYLQPDKEFRSLYNEAIDSLHRELPRLNTSYGSHKLIEGGSIAKGTALKKHSDLDCVMVMNSIKDAKQLSRKLPVILTDLESRLNRSWKGDPWQLKSIEKPKYLVKFKMSRSSEDVKVDLLPRFEAKVGTDAEKAEFYRQMMHDEENWEYYSAALVKLQVKFVDKRPANVKDLIRLVKYWRKTYIPQIDHERLPPSYLLELLTIHAWEKANCPKKFNIKIGFKVVMKLLEKHRNLRVSWDDNYSKSIFSENSDILHFSLNDPHVIDPANPTNNLYDAVDHDCWDEVQKVAKETMQKPLLSDVLRVTDNWS; this is translated from the exons atggattcaCCTTTAGAATCTTTTAAGTGTTCATTTTGCTCGAAGCGGTTTTCCACCGAAAATGGAAGTGACAGTCATCAAAGAGCCGTACATAGTGTTAAGTATTCGCAATTGAAACCTTTTGCGTGTCCGGTTTGCCCGAAGCGGTTCGCCACAGAAAATGACCTAAAGCATCATGTGGAAAACGCAGGCAAGAGGCATAAGAAAATGACAG GTGATATATTTTGTTCATATCCATTTTGTAAACGTAAATTTCAATCGCAGTACGAATATACCCCCCGCGCCCAAAAGCAACATTTGGACAACCCAGGCAATTGGCATGACATAAAAG gACTGCTTGATCGAGCTTTAACCAGCGTCGAAGTCAATAAATTCATATCTGATTATCTGCAGCCAGATAAAGAATTTCGTAGTCTGTATAACGAGGCTATTGATTCCTTGCACAGAGAACTACCAAGACTGAATACCTCCTATGGAAGTCATAAATTGATCGAG GGTGGATCCATTGCAAAAGGCACTGCACTAAAAAAACACTCCGACTTGGATTGCGTGATGGTCATGAATAGTATTAAAGACGCTAAACAGCTGAGCAGGAAACTACCCGTCATCTTGACTGACCTAGAGTCACGCTTGAACAGAAGCTGGAAAGGGGACCCATGGCAATTGAAATCCATAGAGAAACCTAAATACTTAGTGAAGTTTAAAATGTCGCGTTCTTCTGAAGATGTCAAGGTCGATCTCTTGCCAAGATTTGAAGCAAAAGTAGGCACCGATGCTG AAAAAGCAGAGTTCTACAGGCAAATGATGCACGATGAAGAAAACTGGGAATATTATTCGGCTGCTCTTGTGAAGTTACAAGTAAAGTTCGTCGACAAACGGCCTGCAAACGTAAAAGACCTGATTCGCTTAGTGAAGTATTGGCGCAAGACGTACATTCCACAGATTGATCACGAGCGACTCCCGCCCTCGTACTTACTGGAGCTTCTCACAATACATGCCTGGGAAAAAGCAAATTGTCCCAAGAAGTTTAACATAAAGATTGGTTTTAAAGTTGTTATGAAGCTTCTAGAGAAACACCGCAACCTTCGTGTCTCTTGGGATGATAACTACTCGAAGAGTATATTCAGTGAAAACAG TGATATTTTGCACTTTAGTCTTAACGATCCACATGTTATTGACCCAGCAAACCCAACAAACAACCTGTACGACGCTGTTGATCATGACTGCTGGGATGAGGTGCAAAAGGTTGCAAAAGAAACCATGCAGAAACCCCTTCTCAGTGACGTACTACGGGTTACTGATAACTGGAGTTGA
- the LOC140924495 gene encoding uncharacterized protein, which produces MAEDYRQEGLDASNLSTRLLESLDRISSPKAKQRRLHQFPDTPPTNLRPPTSKTMPVSEWSPSSDNTLSTVSENPSPLISPFKTDRKRSYKLKDYRGKDPIASTDLDYKER; this is translated from the exons ATGGCTGAGGACTACAGG CAAGAGGGTCTGGACGCCAGCAATTTGTCCACAAGACTATTGGAG AGTCTAGACCGCATCTCCAGTCCAAAAGCCAAACAACGAAGACTTCATCAGTTTCCAGACACGCCACCAACTAATTTAAG ACCACCGACAAGTAAGACTATGCCTGTTTCAGAATGGTCTCCGTCATCGGATAACACTTTATCCACCGTCTCGGAAa ATCCTTCGCCCTTGATTTCACCTTTTAAAACAGATAGAAAACGAAGCTACAAGCTTAAGGATTACCGTGGCAAAGATCCCATTGCTAGTACTGACTTGGACTATAAAGAAAGGTAA
- the LOC140925173 gene encoding 2'-5'-oligoadenylate synthase-like protein 2 translates to MITKNIKDASQLKAKLPNVLRDLKKRLGSSIGVKWKLTLKEKTPFSLVFNMSRHSNPKDTITVAVLPTFEANVEGETFYKEMLSDTKENWPYYSAALVKIQRDFVKKRPASVKYLIRMVKYWCKKYIPLSGSKRLPPSYLLELLTIHAWENANPLNPPESFDMKIGFKAVMEVLKNHQSLRVSWEDYYRRDLIPISLLNEAYIIDPANPTNNLYARVDCWDEVKKVAEETMRKPLLRDVWVTFNWG, encoded by the exons ATGATCACGAAGAACATTAAAGACGCTTCCCAGTTAAAAGCAAAACTACCCAACGTCCTACGTGACCTAAAGAAACGTTTGGGGAGCAGTATAGGGGTCAAATGGAAActaactttaaaagaaaaaacgccgTTTTCGTTGGTGTTTAACATGTCACGTCATTCCAACCCTAAAGACACTATTACGGTTGCTGTCTTGCCAACATTTGAGGCAAACGTAGAAG GAGAAACGTTTTACAAAGAAATGCTTAGCGATACTAAAGAGAACTGGCCATACTACTCGGCTGCTCTTGTGAAGATACAAAGGGACTTCGTCAAAAAACGGCCCGCAAGCGTAAAATACCTGATTCGAATGGTGAAGTACTGGTGCAAGAAGTACATTCCACTGAGTGGTAGTAAGCGTCTCCCACCCTCCTATCTGCTGGAGCTTCTCACAATACATGCCTGGGAAAATGCAAATCCACTGAATCCTCCAGAGAGCTTTGACATGAAGATTGGTTTTAAAGCTGTTATGGAGGTTCTAAAGAATCACCAAAGTCTTCGTGTTTCTTGGGAAGATTACTACAGAAGGGATTTGATTCCAATCAG TCTTTTGAATGAGGCATATATCATTGATCCCGCCAACCCAACCAACAACCTGTACGCCCGTGTTGACTGTTGGGATGAGGTGAAAAAGGTTGCAGAAGAAACCATGCGGAAACCCCTTCTCAGAGATGTATGGGTTACTTTTAACTGGGGGTGA